A stretch of Candidatus Bipolaricaulota bacterium DNA encodes these proteins:
- the scpB gene encoding SMC-Scp complex subunit ScpB yields MDKSQVESLLLVSPRPLGVSDLIKFFKKSGQKTSKEEIKKALDELVLKHNAPNSGINIVYSNDSYQMVSNPANKELAEQLIKQERSGELTQPSIETLTIIAYRGPISKAEIEKIRGVNCSLILRNLMIRGLADFEIDKNNGQELYSVTVEFLQYLGLNTVEDLPDYSRLHQLESLVDFLANKEESLTK; encoded by the coding sequence ATGGATAAATCTCAAGTGGAAAGTTTGTTGTTAGTTTCTCCGCGGCCGCTCGGCGTGTCCGATTTGATTAAGTTCTTTAAAAAGTCAGGCCAAAAGACTTCAAAAGAAGAAATCAAAAAAGCGCTTGATGAATTGGTGCTCAAGCATAACGCGCCGAATAGCGGCATCAATATCGTTTATTCAAATGATAGCTATCAAATGGTCTCCAATCCGGCCAATAAGGAATTGGCCGAGCAATTGATCAAACAGGAAAGATCGGGAGAATTGACGCAGCCGTCAATCGAGACCTTGACGATCATCGCTTATCGCGGCCCGATCAGCAAGGCCGAGATAGAGAAAATCAGAGGCGTGAATTGCAGTTTGATTTTGCGCAATTTAATGATCAGAGGTTTGGCGGATTTCGAGATCGATAAAAACAACGGGCAGGAATTATACAGCGTCACCGTCGAATTTTTGCAATATCTGGGCCTGAATACGGTCGAGGATTTGCCCGATTACTCGCGTTTGCATCAATTGGAGAGTCTGGTTGATTTTTTGGCGAATAAAGAAGAAAGTTTAACCAAATAA
- a CDS encoding serine hydrolase, whose amino-acid sequence MIEFVVSAILMINPIFSSIDRVAVDDFYNDLRLPRKIENDNRGVLPTSQNFILKDIDTGKFLYGKNKDQQTPIASLTKLMTALVFLRENPEVNWEAEVTMQQSDEIPGAYPHIYRGETVSLRDVFNTMLVSSDNHCAKALARVSGLSETEFVEKMNVFAGENNMPNTEFHDVIGLSKNNVSTAAEVARLFELALKNEDISAGLSLPAYNFKIKNSKKVRNVYSTDALFDSFLNSEKYGYKIIGGKTGYLPEAGGCLAILVEKDNHRLLSVVLGSNSSQARFQDTKALIDWGFLNYSWDNL is encoded by the coding sequence ATGATCGAATTTGTGGTTTCGGCGATTTTAATGATCAATCCGATATTTTCGAGCATTGATAGAGTTGCGGTAGATGATTTTTACAATGATCTGCGTTTGCCGCGTAAAATAGAAAATGATAACAGAGGAGTATTGCCGACATCTCAAAATTTTATTTTAAAAGATATTGATACCGGAAAATTTTTGTACGGTAAAAACAAAGACCAGCAGACTCCGATCGCCAGTCTCACTAAATTGATGACGGCGTTGGTTTTTTTGCGGGAAAACCCCGAAGTGAATTGGGAAGCGGAAGTGACCATGCAGCAAAGCGATGAGATTCCCGGCGCTTATCCGCACATTTATCGCGGTGAAACGGTTTCGCTCAGAGACGTTTTCAATACGATGCTGGTGTCTTCCGATAATCATTGCGCCAAGGCGCTGGCGCGAGTCTCCGGCCTGTCCGAGACTGAATTTGTCGAAAAGATGAATGTTTTCGCTGGGGAAAACAATATGCCAAACACTGAATTTCATGACGTGATCGGTTTATCAAAAAATAATGTTTCGACGGCCGCGGAAGTGGCGAGACTATTCGAGCTCGCTCTGAAGAATGAAGATATCTCGGCAGGGCTGTCTTTGCCGGCGTACAATTTTAAAATAAAAAATTCCAAGAAAGTCAGAAATGTTTATTCGACCGACGCGCTTTTTGATAGTTTTTTGAACTCGGAAAAATACGGCTATAAAATAATAGGAGGCAAGACGGGATATTTGCCCGAGGCCGGGGGTTGTCTGGCTATTTTGGTGGAAAAAGACAATCATCGGTTGCTCTCGGTTGTTCTGGGCAGTAATTCTTCGCAAGCCAGATTTCAGGACACGAAAGCTTTGATTGATTGGGGATTTTTAAATTACAGTTGGGATAATTTATGA
- a CDS encoding small multi-drug export protein — translation MIQTIIDYFSNVEPRWATFWLSMIPFTELRAALPIALLGYKLPVWEAIVFSIAGNMIPAVIILFSLDWLSDFLAARINWYKKFQTWLFERTARKFEGKYRKYGRVALLIFVGIPLPLTGAWTGAIAAFIFGFKKKWALLFIFLGLIMSAIIVTLLSLGVISVM, via the coding sequence ATGATTCAAACCATAATTGATTATTTCAGTAATGTCGAGCCTCGCTGGGCCACTTTTTGGCTATCCATGATTCCTTTTACGGAGCTTCGAGCCGCGTTGCCGATAGCTTTGTTGGGGTATAAATTGCCGGTCTGGGAGGCGATCGTTTTTTCAATCGCGGGCAACATGATTCCCGCGGTTATAATTTTATTTAGTTTGGACTGGCTGAGCGATTTTTTGGCGGCCAGAATAAATTGGTACAAAAAATTTCAGACTTGGCTTTTTGAGCGGACGGCCAGAAAGTTTGAGGGCAAATACAGAAAATATGGCCGCGTCGCCTTGCTGATTTTTGTCGGAATTCCTTTGCCTCTGACCGGCGCCTGGACGGGCGCAATCGCGGCTTTTATTTTCGGGTTTAAGAAAAAATGGGCGCTGCTGTTTATTTTTCTCGGTTTGATTATGTCGGCGATTATTGTTACACTGCTTAGTCTGGGCGTGATTTCGGTCATGTAA